The DNA sequence GCAAACTCTCAACCCAACAATGGTTACAAAATCTAGGATTATATTTAGACGTGTTTGCAAAATAATCTAGTGCAAAATATTCTAGTGTGTCCAAGAGGGCTGGATGCATATTTTTATAGGGTTCTACTGGAGATAGTTTTAATCAACAAATCCTGCAATAAGTAAGAGATAGGACAAacagaataaaaatatatattttctagTCCAGCACTATCTTGGCTCAAGGTGAAAGCATCTACTcgaatattttttagtcatttCCAGCAATCAATCCCTGCAACACCAAAGCAAGCTGCCAAAATTTTTAAGGTTAACTTTTAAGGTTTGCCATATGCTAGTTAGTTGCGCTTCACCAACACCATCGCTccttaaatattatatttcttACTTACTTCCATTCTAGTTTGTCAAATGATGATGTATGCTCTTACCATTagtacccaaagcacctgagAGGATTCAAGCTTCACACCTAGACAGCCAAATGAAGTTTCGCGCGTCTTTGATTAAACCCAGGGTAATCCATTTGGTGTCATTAGAACAACTTAGTTCCTGAGCATGACCATATATATGATAGTTCTAACATGGCGTTTCTTATAATGTTTTGCAATGACCGATATGCACCAGCGCAGACTTTTAAGTCTGACTTTTAAGCGCAGACTTTTAAGCGCAGACTTTTAAGTTCATTAAAATGAACATGCTGTTAGTCactatcattttatttttgtaaaatattgaaataagaGAGCTGGTTTATACTGGGAATGATAGGGCTCTGTATAACAAGATTCAGGAAATAGAGTACACGTGCATTTCAGCGAAATGCGTTTTGAAAAACGAGACATTGTTGTCTGGATAAAATGTAGAGAATAGAAGTATAAacagctgtcaacccaacttggacagaaatcttgtgaaatcgggagaaatacagtaaatatgtggaaaaaaacgaaaacaaaaGATCCAATGAGGGTGAatagagaatgtatgaacacaACAAAAACTAGGCTtttgatgaggtccaaaatatTTTGACAACCCGCCTGATGAGGGTGAGCTGAAAGCTATGTTGTACAGCACATTAAATTGACTCAATCTTTTATCTACAAGTTTTAAAATTGATCGGGCAACACATTCGATTAAATGGTTTTATCAAATCAAGTTAAGTACTCAATATAAGCTTCAGACTTAAGAGACAGTTTTCTTCATGTCTTATTTGGTCCCTACTTTGCCTTACCCTACTTTGTCCGATCTAACCAAATACTTAGATGAACCATTTCTCAGAATAGGGATAAACAAATCCACAGGTCTGTGAACCGAAAACAACCTTAAAATTATCCAAGCTGTCGCTTGTTCTTTGTGTACCATCTATATTAAGTTTATTTGAAAGTTGCCGACTTTTCTTTCAGTTTCAGTTAAAATACCAACGTTTACTTGAAAAAGTAATATGAAGTCATATAAAATCATCGCATCTCATTTTGAATCAAATCAGCTTAATGTAAGACATGCTTCTATAGCAGTAAATACAAAAATTGGGAAAGATAACACAACGTTTCTACAACACATTGATCGAGGCAAGCATGGCAAAGCACACTCACTGGATCCAGCAGTATGGTCCTTTAGGCTAGTAAAGGGTATATTTCCGTCGGTTATCCCGTTCGCAGAGGTATATGGCCATTAAGCTCAAACCAGTTTCTTTCCCTTCTAGGCATAAAGCACGACCTAGTAAGCATGAAGCACGAACTAGCCGTCGAATgtcactttttttatatgtCTGGGCAGATAATAGGTAAAGACAACAACACATGAACCTTCCTGATCCAATCATGAGCAAGACAGTTTGTTTCTTTGACCTTTTTGCATTAGAGGTACCTGCAAGGCTATGCGCATGCGTAAATGCATGCGCGGGAAATGGCCTGGGTAAAGcagcaataaaaaaacatcaaaaggCATTTCATGATTCATAAgcgtaaaatatattttaataaaatatataacttATATTAACATAATTATTCTTCGAAcatttttgtaaacaaaatgaGGGTTAGTATTGTCCGGTTATAttgcgagacagattcatttcaactATAAAattcatgtaactttctgtctgtcccagcacaattttTAAGTCAGCATCGCAACGAAGGTCGCATAACAAAGCGAAATGTAACGATATTTGATCCCTAAATTGTTTTTGTGTCACGTTTTTTTTGTCGGCAACATTTTATGAAACTTTAGTTCTACTACTAACTTTGGGGCGCCTGTGTTACGCCAACTAAACCGTAggttagcgagttaacccacCTCGCGAGCAGGGTTAGACTTTACCTCCAAACCAACCCAGAGTTAGTTTTCCCAGAGTTAGTTTTCCTGGAACCGGCCCCTGTGGAGTTCAGTTACCCCACCCCTTTATTTCGGGGTGTTGCGTTGCTTTTACAGTGGCCCGCTAGCCTTTGGGGATGCAGAGAGTGTAGGTCAGGGCTAGAAACGGTTCATTTTATAGTACACTGTCAACTTGGATAGAGTTACCTAGATTGTTCTACTTGCTGTTATGGTCGTCTAAGGGCGTGTTTTAttcctatcattctggaattGGAATGATTAGTAGAGAATTTTCAGAATGACATTCGAGTTATTCTGCTACAGAAAGCAGAATGggtgggtcagtacgcagctcttacaacctgcaatttgattgggcaaatgaacaatatccgcacctcgacacaaagaacaagaagaatagagacaaaagaactattttgtagaacaaagataataggagacaaagcagctgcgtacttactcgaatgggtggaatggccttcattccattctGAAATGGGAACtcgggataaacgaacgcgcactttttctattctaatcattccACAGGTAGCCTAAGCGctttatttgtccctaatGATATTTACGTTAATCATAGggcgaaaaaacaaaattagtgaaaaatgaaaaaaccGCGAACGCAAAAGCGAGGCCCTTCTGTGGTAGGGAGCGTCGAGATTAGTCTGCACTAATCGCGAAAAGGTTTTTGCCGTGGTCGAACACGTAGATTAGGGCAAAAAACGTGCCCTTAACATCAAAATCAGAGCAAAACTAAATTACACACATATGTCCGGGCAGAGAAAACTAATTAAGGACCTTTTTTCTATGCAGCCACAGGTACACGGGATATTTTTACGCTCGCTTGGATGATGTAATTTTGACGGTTGTCAAATTAATTGTGGTCAAGCATATTACGACGACAAAAAGACGAATTTTCTGCCGGATTCCTCTGCAATGGAAAATGATGTGGCGCTATGGTTTGGGCTGGTCGGACTCCAACTATCTGTGAGGATGTTGCCGTGATTTGAACGCGATTAAGCGAGAGGAAGTGTTTTTTTGAGGACGGAACGTGAGGTATGGCCAAAATTACTTTTCTACCTTTCTGGTAAGAGTTCAAATCGTGAatcttgaatcttgaaaaagtCGCTGGAATACGGCCAGAGAAaacgcaaaaagtaaacataaacacaacactacCCTACACACATCTTTTCAACAAGTTATTTTTCACTTACTTTGGCCACCTGTgatcattctcattccggaaaTCACGAGACCTGAACTAAACCTTGAGAGGCGGTTACCCTGTGTTATACCAACCGTCATGCCTTGCGgtatagaagaaaaaaatgacgGCCCGTTCGGTATAAGTTTGAGTAGCAGCGGTTAGAGTGAAAAAAAACGACTTAAACTTCTGAACTTATGAGACGTAAGAATAATGAAGCCTGAGACAGTCAGTGCACcagataatgatggtggtaatgcAAAAAAAGACGACAAAACGAGTGAAAAGTCGTCTTCTCAAGGACACGAAGGGAATAACCGAAGGATTTGATGGAGAGGTGGttagaaaaaagaagaaagagagAAGGCATCAGCGTAAACAAGAAAAGGTCGTCGATGTCATAACGGGTAAGAGGAAGCAGAAAGGTGTTTTAGATGAGGATGCTTTCAAATCGACACCACAGCACGACGACTGTGACATGGAACCAAGTGTAGGTGAGAATGttgaaaagataaaaaataaacgaaAGTATAGAACAAATTCCAACAATGAAATAGCAGAAGGATGTGATGGCAGTAGAATGAAAAAGAAGGAGAAAAGGCATAAGCATAAATTTATGGAGTTTGGAAGTGATGTCACAACAAAGAAGCAGAAGCGGGAATACAATGATGCTTTCAAATCAACATCAGAGGATGACAATTGTGATATGGAACGAAGTGGAGTAGAGCATGTTGAAATGAAACAAAAGATTCGAGATTATCGAAAAAATTACAACAATAAAATTTCGGAAGGATATGATGGCATTAGaatgaagaaaaagaaaagaacaaGGCATAAGCATAAACTTGTGGAGGTCACAACAAAGAAACAGAAGAAAAAATGCAAAGATGCTTTGGATGAGGATGCACTCAAATTGGCACCAGATGATGATTGTCACATTAGACTAAGGGGAGGTAAAAATGTTGCAATGAAAAaagagagacaaaagaataagGGAAAGAATGAGCAAGAAATAGAACTTAGCAATCATGAGTACaagattaagaaaaaaaatggtaaaaatcAGTACAAGTGTGATGAGGAGTCAATGGTGAAAAACAGTAAAAGAGGGCACTGTtacctgaaaaaaaagaagaccAACATTTAGTCATCACTCAATCAAAACAAGagacaaatataaaaaaaaagaagaaccCAAGGGGTATGAAAAAGTCAAAAACTAAGATAAAGATCCTGAATTATCATGGCCGGCGATGCAAATGTGCAGATTGTAGGAAACGTTACAAAGGGAGGTGGTCTTATGAGGAACGCCAAATTCTTCTTGACAACCTAAGGAAAATATCACTTGAATCAGGAGCTGAAGATCTTCAGTCAGATTTGTTTAAAAATGTGAGATTGAAAAATGGAAAAGCAATTAAATGGAAAGAGTTTGTAAGTCAGATGaatttttatgaaaaagtAATGCAAGGATTGAATAGGTCATTTAAATCAGTTTACAATGTACTATACTATAATATTAAAGAACAGAAAAAGAATGCTGCAGGTAGTTTTACAGAAGAAGAAATAAGGGAGTTGAAGAAACTGCATCATATATATGGAAACAATTGGAAGGAAATTTCGGCAGTTTTAGACAGGAGTTATTTTCAGGTTTATATCAAGTGGTGTTCATTAGGAGGAGCACGTGGTCCATGGTCAGATGAGGAGATCAAAAGGCTCAGAGATGCTGTCACAGTTCTAACAGAATCTAAAGGACAGACAGCAGTTTTTAAGGATATTAATTGGAAGCTGGTATCATTCA is a window from the Nematostella vectensis chromosome 9, jaNemVect1.1, whole genome shotgun sequence genome containing:
- the LOC5510627 gene encoding uncharacterized protein LOC5510627; this translates as MVVMQKKTTKRVKSRLLKDTKGITEGFDGEVVRKKKKERRHQRKQEKVVDVITGKRKQKGVLDEDAFKSTPQHDDCDMEPSVGENVEKIKNKRKYRTNSNNEIAEGCDGSRMKKKEKRHKHKFMEFGSDVTTKKQKREYNDAFKSTSEDDNCDMERSGVEHVEMKQKIRDYRKNYNNKISEGYDGIRMKKKKRTRHKHKLVEVTTKKQKKKCKDALDEDALKLAPDDDCHIRLRGGKNVAMKKERQKNKGKNEQEIELSNHEYKIKKKNGKNQYKCDEESMVKNSKRGHCYLKKKKTNI